A region from the Schistocerca serialis cubense isolate TAMUIC-IGC-003099 chromosome 1, iqSchSeri2.2, whole genome shotgun sequence genome encodes:
- the LOC126475274 gene encoding RNA-binding protein squid isoform X5, producing MAENQEYEMGNGEYQQDGGEQKFQSDEQQQQQQVNGEGEGTNEAGGGGGDAPADSGSAEAPGRDDDRKLFVGGLSWETTDKELREHFQTYGEIESINVKTDPSTGRSRGFAFIVFSQAESIDKVLSAGDHIINNKKVDPKKAKARHGKIFVGGLVPELSDDDIKNYFAQYGTIVEVEMPFDKTKNQRKGFCFITFESEQVVQELLKSPKQSINGKEVDVKKATPKPDGMGGVRGGRGGRGGRGRGRGGRGAQVGGYGSQGWGNQGGYGGYGGYDQGGYGGYGGYDYYGSGYGNYGGYGGYDYTPYSGYGNYAD from the exons ATGGCTGAAAATCAGGAGTATGAGATGGGAAATGGAGAGTATCAGCAGGACGGTGGTGAACAGAAATTCCAGTCTGAcgaacagcagcaacagcaacaagttAATGGTGAAGGAGAAGGAACAAATGAGGCTGGCGGAGGTGGTGGTGATGCGCCAGCAGACAGCGGTAGCGCGGAAGCACCAGGAAGAGACGATGACAG gaaactGTTTGTTGGTGGCCTCAGTTGGGAAACAACTGACA AGGAACTTAGGGAACACTTCCAAACATATGGTGAGATTGAGAGTATTAATGTAAAGACTGACCCAAGCACTGGTAGGTCAAGAGGGTTTGccttcattgttttctcacaggCAGAATCAATTGACAAG GTATTGAGTGCAGGGGAccacataataaataataaaaaagttgacCCAAAAAAAGCAAAGGCCAGGCATGGGAAGATTTTTGTTGGTGGCCTGGTTCCAGAGCTGTCAGATGATGACATAAAGAACTACTTTGCACAATATGGAACA ATAGTAGAGGTAGAGATGCCATTTGACAAGACAAAGAACCAGCGAAAAGGTTTCTGCTTTATCACTTTTGAATCTGAACAAGTTGTACAAGAATTGTTAAAATCTCCTAAGCAGAGCATAAATGGAAAAGAG GTGGATGTTAAAAAAGCAACACCAAAACCAGACGGCATGGGTGGAGTCCGTGGCGGCAGAGGCGGAAGAGGTGGCCGTGGAAGAGGCAGAGGAGGTAGGGGAGCTCAGGTTGGAG GTTATGGTAGTCAAGGCTGGGGTAACCAGGGAGGTTATGGAGGTTACGGTGGATATGACCAAGGAGGCTATGGAG GATATGGCGGGTATGATTATTATGGAAGTGGATACGGAAATTATGGTGGATATGGAGGATATGATTACACACCGTATTCTGGCTATGGAAACTATG CAGATTAG
- the LOC126475274 gene encoding RNA-binding protein squid isoform X4 — protein MAENQEYEMGNGEYQQDGGEQKFQSDEQQQQQQVNGEGEGTNEAGGGGGDAPADSGSAEAPGRDDDRKLFVGGLSWETTDKELREHFQTYGEIESINVKTDPSTGRSRGFAFIVFSQAESIDKVLSAGDHIINNKKVDPKKAKARHGKIFVGGLVPELSDDDIKNYFAQYGTIVEVEMPFDKTKNQRKGFCFITFESEQVVQELLKSPKQSINGKEVDVKKATPKPDGMGGVRGGRGGRGGRGRGRGGRGAQVGGYGSQGWGNQGGYGGYGGYDQGGYGGYGGYDYYGSGYGNYGGYGGYDYTPYSGYGNYAAD, from the exons ATGGCTGAAAATCAGGAGTATGAGATGGGAAATGGAGAGTATCAGCAGGACGGTGGTGAACAGAAATTCCAGTCTGAcgaacagcagcaacagcaacaagttAATGGTGAAGGAGAAGGAACAAATGAGGCTGGCGGAGGTGGTGGTGATGCGCCAGCAGACAGCGGTAGCGCGGAAGCACCAGGAAGAGACGATGACAG gaaactGTTTGTTGGTGGCCTCAGTTGGGAAACAACTGACA AGGAACTTAGGGAACACTTCCAAACATATGGTGAGATTGAGAGTATTAATGTAAAGACTGACCCAAGCACTGGTAGGTCAAGAGGGTTTGccttcattgttttctcacaggCAGAATCAATTGACAAG GTATTGAGTGCAGGGGAccacataataaataataaaaaagttgacCCAAAAAAAGCAAAGGCCAGGCATGGGAAGATTTTTGTTGGTGGCCTGGTTCCAGAGCTGTCAGATGATGACATAAAGAACTACTTTGCACAATATGGAACA ATAGTAGAGGTAGAGATGCCATTTGACAAGACAAAGAACCAGCGAAAAGGTTTCTGCTTTATCACTTTTGAATCTGAACAAGTTGTACAAGAATTGTTAAAATCTCCTAAGCAGAGCATAAATGGAAAAGAG GTGGATGTTAAAAAAGCAACACCAAAACCAGACGGCATGGGTGGAGTCCGTGGCGGCAGAGGCGGAAGAGGTGGCCGTGGAAGAGGCAGAGGAGGTAGGGGAGCTCAGGTTGGAG GTTATGGTAGTCAAGGCTGGGGTAACCAGGGAGGTTATGGAGGTTACGGTGGATATGACCAAGGAGGCTATGGAG GATATGGCGGGTATGATTATTATGGAAGTGGATACGGAAATTATGGTGGATATGGAGGATATGATTACACACCGTATTCTGGCTATGGAAACTATG cAGCAGATTAG
- the LOC126475274 gene encoding RNA-binding protein squid isoform X2: protein MAENQEYEMGNGEYQQDGGEQKFQSDEQQQQQQVNGEGEGTNEAGGGGGDAPADSGSAEAPGRDDDRKLFVGGLSWETTDKELREHFQTYGEIESINVKTDPSTGRSRGFAFIVFSQAESIDKVLSAGDHIINNKKVDPKKAKARHGKIFVGGLVPELSDDDIKNYFAQYGTIVEVEMPFDKTKNQRKGFCFITFESEQVVQELLKSPKQSINGKEVDVKKATPKPDGMGGVRGGRGGRGGRGRGRGGYGSQGWGNQGGYGGYGGYDQGGYGGYGGYDYYGSGYGNYGGYGGYDYTPYSGYGNYDYGGYGNSYDGGYSGGRGGGRGKGSTGGGYSGGKQRGGSRQTQRHQPY from the exons ATGGCTGAAAATCAGGAGTATGAGATGGGAAATGGAGAGTATCAGCAGGACGGTGGTGAACAGAAATTCCAGTCTGAcgaacagcagcaacagcaacaagttAATGGTGAAGGAGAAGGAACAAATGAGGCTGGCGGAGGTGGTGGTGATGCGCCAGCAGACAGCGGTAGCGCGGAAGCACCAGGAAGAGACGATGACAG gaaactGTTTGTTGGTGGCCTCAGTTGGGAAACAACTGACA AGGAACTTAGGGAACACTTCCAAACATATGGTGAGATTGAGAGTATTAATGTAAAGACTGACCCAAGCACTGGTAGGTCAAGAGGGTTTGccttcattgttttctcacaggCAGAATCAATTGACAAG GTATTGAGTGCAGGGGAccacataataaataataaaaaagttgacCCAAAAAAAGCAAAGGCCAGGCATGGGAAGATTTTTGTTGGTGGCCTGGTTCCAGAGCTGTCAGATGATGACATAAAGAACTACTTTGCACAATATGGAACA ATAGTAGAGGTAGAGATGCCATTTGACAAGACAAAGAACCAGCGAAAAGGTTTCTGCTTTATCACTTTTGAATCTGAACAAGTTGTACAAGAATTGTTAAAATCTCCTAAGCAGAGCATAAATGGAAAAGAG GTGGATGTTAAAAAAGCAACACCAAAACCAGACGGCATGGGTGGAGTCCGTGGCGGCAGAGGCGGAAGAGGTGGCCGTGGAAGAGGCAGAGGAG GTTATGGTAGTCAAGGCTGGGGTAACCAGGGAGGTTATGGAGGTTACGGTGGATATGACCAAGGAGGCTATGGAG GATATGGCGGGTATGATTATTATGGAAGTGGATACGGAAATTATGGTGGATATGGAGGATATGATTACACACCGTATTCTGGCTATGGAAACTATG ACTACGGAGGATATGGAAATAGTTATGATGGCGGATACAGTGGTGGAAGAGGTGGTGGACGTGGGAAAG GCAGTACAGGTGGTGGTTACAGTGGTGGGAAGCAGAGGGGTGGGAGCCGCCAGACACAGAGACACCAGCCCTATTAA
- the LOC126475274 gene encoding RNA-binding protein squid isoform X3, producing the protein MAENQEYEMGNGEYQQDGGEQKFQSDEQQQQQQVNGEGEGTNEAGGGGGDAPADSGSAEAPGRDDDRKLFVGGLSWETTDKELREHFQTYGEIESINVKTDPSTGRSRGFAFIVFSQAESIDKVLSAGDHIINNKKVDPKKAKARHGKIFVGGLVPELSDDDIKNYFAQYGTIVEVEMPFDKTKNQRKGFCFITFESEQVVQELLKSPKQSINGKEVDVKKATPKPDGMGGVRGGRGGRGGRGRGRGGRGAQVGGYGSQGWGNQGGYGGYGGYDQGGYGGYGGYDYYGSGYGNYGGYGGYDYTPYSGYGNYGSTGGGYSGGKQRGGSRQTQRHQPY; encoded by the exons ATGGCTGAAAATCAGGAGTATGAGATGGGAAATGGAGAGTATCAGCAGGACGGTGGTGAACAGAAATTCCAGTCTGAcgaacagcagcaacagcaacaagttAATGGTGAAGGAGAAGGAACAAATGAGGCTGGCGGAGGTGGTGGTGATGCGCCAGCAGACAGCGGTAGCGCGGAAGCACCAGGAAGAGACGATGACAG gaaactGTTTGTTGGTGGCCTCAGTTGGGAAACAACTGACA AGGAACTTAGGGAACACTTCCAAACATATGGTGAGATTGAGAGTATTAATGTAAAGACTGACCCAAGCACTGGTAGGTCAAGAGGGTTTGccttcattgttttctcacaggCAGAATCAATTGACAAG GTATTGAGTGCAGGGGAccacataataaataataaaaaagttgacCCAAAAAAAGCAAAGGCCAGGCATGGGAAGATTTTTGTTGGTGGCCTGGTTCCAGAGCTGTCAGATGATGACATAAAGAACTACTTTGCACAATATGGAACA ATAGTAGAGGTAGAGATGCCATTTGACAAGACAAAGAACCAGCGAAAAGGTTTCTGCTTTATCACTTTTGAATCTGAACAAGTTGTACAAGAATTGTTAAAATCTCCTAAGCAGAGCATAAATGGAAAAGAG GTGGATGTTAAAAAAGCAACACCAAAACCAGACGGCATGGGTGGAGTCCGTGGCGGCAGAGGCGGAAGAGGTGGCCGTGGAAGAGGCAGAGGAGGTAGGGGAGCTCAGGTTGGAG GTTATGGTAGTCAAGGCTGGGGTAACCAGGGAGGTTATGGAGGTTACGGTGGATATGACCAAGGAGGCTATGGAG GATATGGCGGGTATGATTATTATGGAAGTGGATACGGAAATTATGGTGGATATGGAGGATATGATTACACACCGTATTCTGGCTATGGAAACTATG GCAGTACAGGTGGTGGTTACAGTGGTGGGAAGCAGAGGGGTGGGAGCCGCCAGACACAGAGACACCAGCCCTATTAA
- the LOC126475274 gene encoding RNA-binding protein squid isoform X1, with translation MAENQEYEMGNGEYQQDGGEQKFQSDEQQQQQQVNGEGEGTNEAGGGGGDAPADSGSAEAPGRDDDRKLFVGGLSWETTDKELREHFQTYGEIESINVKTDPSTGRSRGFAFIVFSQAESIDKVLSAGDHIINNKKVDPKKAKARHGKIFVGGLVPELSDDDIKNYFAQYGTIVEVEMPFDKTKNQRKGFCFITFESEQVVQELLKSPKQSINGKEVDVKKATPKPDGMGGVRGGRGGRGGRGRGRGGRGAQVGGYGSQGWGNQGGYGGYGGYDQGGYGGYGGYDYYGSGYGNYGGYGGYDYTPYSGYGNYDYGGYGNSYDGGYSGGRGGGRGKGSTGGGYSGGKQRGGSRQTQRHQPY, from the exons ATGGCTGAAAATCAGGAGTATGAGATGGGAAATGGAGAGTATCAGCAGGACGGTGGTGAACAGAAATTCCAGTCTGAcgaacagcagcaacagcaacaagttAATGGTGAAGGAGAAGGAACAAATGAGGCTGGCGGAGGTGGTGGTGATGCGCCAGCAGACAGCGGTAGCGCGGAAGCACCAGGAAGAGACGATGACAG gaaactGTTTGTTGGTGGCCTCAGTTGGGAAACAACTGACA AGGAACTTAGGGAACACTTCCAAACATATGGTGAGATTGAGAGTATTAATGTAAAGACTGACCCAAGCACTGGTAGGTCAAGAGGGTTTGccttcattgttttctcacaggCAGAATCAATTGACAAG GTATTGAGTGCAGGGGAccacataataaataataaaaaagttgacCCAAAAAAAGCAAAGGCCAGGCATGGGAAGATTTTTGTTGGTGGCCTGGTTCCAGAGCTGTCAGATGATGACATAAAGAACTACTTTGCACAATATGGAACA ATAGTAGAGGTAGAGATGCCATTTGACAAGACAAAGAACCAGCGAAAAGGTTTCTGCTTTATCACTTTTGAATCTGAACAAGTTGTACAAGAATTGTTAAAATCTCCTAAGCAGAGCATAAATGGAAAAGAG GTGGATGTTAAAAAAGCAACACCAAAACCAGACGGCATGGGTGGAGTCCGTGGCGGCAGAGGCGGAAGAGGTGGCCGTGGAAGAGGCAGAGGAGGTAGGGGAGCTCAGGTTGGAG GTTATGGTAGTCAAGGCTGGGGTAACCAGGGAGGTTATGGAGGTTACGGTGGATATGACCAAGGAGGCTATGGAG GATATGGCGGGTATGATTATTATGGAAGTGGATACGGAAATTATGGTGGATATGGAGGATATGATTACACACCGTATTCTGGCTATGGAAACTATG ACTACGGAGGATATGGAAATAGTTATGATGGCGGATACAGTGGTGGAAGAGGTGGTGGACGTGGGAAAG GCAGTACAGGTGGTGGTTACAGTGGTGGGAAGCAGAGGGGTGGGAGCCGCCAGACACAGAGACACCAGCCCTATTAA